In Aminivibrio sp., the genomic stretch CTGGGCCGCCCCGAGGGCGGTCCAGAGGATGACCCCGCTGGAGCAGGCCAGGGCGAGGAAGAGACCGGTCCCGAAGAGCCAGGCTTTCGAGGACGTCCAGGGAATGACGAAGGCGGAGAGGGCCGTCAGGCCGAAGAGGATCACCTTCGGGTTGAGGAACTGGAGGACGAAACCCTGCCGGAAGCCCGGAGCCGAGGGTACGGTCTCTTCTTCTCCTCCCCGGGATTTCGGGAAGGCGATCTTCCATGCGAGCCGGAGAATGTAGACCGCCCCAGCCGCCCTGAACCAGGGGAGGACTGCCGGCAGAAGCCGGACGAGCAGCAGGTTGAAGGCCGCGCAGCCCGTCATGATGATCACGAGCCCGGAGATCATGCCGGACACCAGGGGCAGGGCTCCGGCGAAGCCGTGGATCCTGGCGGTGTTCATGGCGAAGATGATGTTCGGCCCCGGGGTGTGGGACGCGATGAGAACATAGGTGAGAAAGGCGGTCCATTCCATGGTGGTTCCTCCTCGGGGGGCGGGTCAGGGGGCAGGCCGCAGCCCCCCGATCTCCGTCAGGGATTTCAGTTCGTCCGCCACCAGGGCGCGGACATGGTCTTCAAGCTCGTTTCTGGTCGCGGCAAGCCTGGAATCGAGCCAGGCAGCCATGGCTTCCTCGAGATTCCTCTCCGCTTCCTCCATTCCCGCTTCCGTCATGAGAAAAACCGCTGCCGCCGGAGGGAGGGGAATCTCTTCCGCCATTTTCCTGACCCTGTCCCGTCCCCAGCGCACCATGAGTACCGACAGGGCAAGCCCGGCAGCGCCGCCTACTGCCAGCCCCAGGGGTCCGGCTGCCACGAGGGCCGTACCGGCCCCCCCGCAGAGCAGGGCTGTCCCGGCGGTGACCAGGCTTCCGAGAACCCCG encodes the following:
- a CDS encoding LysE family transporter, with the translated sequence MEWTAFLTYVLIASHTPGPNIIFAMNTARIHGFAGALPLVSGMISGLVIIMTGCAAFNLLLVRLLPAVLPWFRAAGAVYILRLAWKIAFPKSRGGEEETVPSAPGFRQGFVLQFLNPKVILFGLTALSAFVIPWTSSKAWLFGTGLFLALACSSGVILWTALGAAQKRVMSRQGRAVDLVMGGLLAWCAFSVSGLGNVLFG